From one Microbacterium sp. 10M-3C3 genomic stretch:
- a CDS encoding glycosyltransferase family 1 protein yields the protein MNARNLARAVTHLPPRELIGRVVRRAAQRLDTAALGFPLLPGDVADSADPSLPRRGAPARRTTETAPRVGWLVVPPGAGSGGHTTLFRMMAAAHTRGMRNTLLFYDRWDGDVAAQAATVRRAWPWLTCDIARVGEDLGDFDAIVASSWQTAHVAARRRVPGQAVLYFAQDFEPYFSARGSEYAYAEDSYRLGLTIVALGRMVADTVRAEVGVDVHEVPFGCDTDTYRLTDGAVTHRRGVLFYAKPGNERRGYRLAVDALRRFHAARPDEPIHVYGDATRLPFPVVSHGSLTPERLNLLYNQVVTGLALSFTNISLVAEEMLAAGVVPVVNDSPLARADLRHPDVLWARPTAIALAEALQSAVDRGDRDAHARAVAAAVTTPPWAHTGALFADILTAEIGVPAAVTA from the coding sequence ATGAATGCCAGGAACCTCGCGCGAGCCGTCACGCACCTGCCGCCGCGGGAGCTGATCGGCCGCGTGGTGCGCCGCGCGGCGCAGCGCCTCGACACGGCTGCGCTCGGTTTCCCGCTCCTGCCGGGCGACGTCGCCGATTCGGCGGATCCGTCGCTCCCCCGCCGCGGCGCACCGGCGCGACGGACCACGGAGACTGCTCCGCGCGTCGGATGGCTCGTCGTGCCGCCGGGGGCCGGATCGGGCGGACACACGACCCTGTTCCGCATGATGGCGGCCGCCCACACGCGTGGCATGCGCAACACTCTGCTGTTCTACGACCGCTGGGACGGCGACGTCGCGGCTCAGGCCGCGACGGTGCGCCGCGCCTGGCCGTGGCTCACGTGCGACATCGCGCGGGTGGGCGAGGACCTCGGCGACTTCGACGCGATCGTGGCCTCGTCGTGGCAGACGGCGCACGTCGCCGCCCGCCGGCGCGTGCCCGGTCAGGCCGTGCTGTACTTCGCGCAGGACTTCGAACCCTACTTCTCCGCGCGCGGCAGCGAGTACGCGTACGCCGAAGACAGCTACCGGCTGGGGTTGACGATCGTCGCGCTCGGTCGCATGGTGGCCGACACCGTTCGTGCCGAGGTCGGCGTCGACGTGCACGAGGTGCCCTTCGGCTGCGACACCGACACGTACCGGCTGACGGATGGGGCGGTGACTCACCGGCGGGGCGTGCTGTTCTACGCCAAGCCCGGCAACGAACGGCGCGGATACAGGCTGGCCGTCGACGCGCTGAGACGTTTCCACGCCGCGCGTCCCGACGAGCCCATCCACGTGTACGGCGACGCGACCCGGCTCCCGTTCCCGGTCGTGTCCCACGGCAGCCTGACGCCCGAGCGGCTCAACCTGCTGTACAACCAGGTCGTCACGGGCCTCGCGCTGTCGTTCACCAACATCTCCCTCGTCGCCGAAGAGATGCTCGCCGCCGGCGTCGTGCCGGTCGTCAACGACTCACCGCTCGCCCGGGCCGACCTGAGGCACCCGGACGTGCTGTGGGCGCGCCCGACGGCCATCGCGCTGGCCGAGGCGCTGCAGTCGGCAGTCGATCGCGGGGATCGTGACGCGCATGCCCGCGCGGTCGCGGCAGCCGTCACCACGCCCCCGTGGGCGCACACCGGCGCGCTCTTCGCCGACATCCTCACCGCGGAGATCGGCGTCCCGGCGGCGGTGACGGCGTGA
- a CDS encoding chain-length determining protein, producing MAVIRTIWRQKWFALPAIIIAVAASVYVYAEGPREYEATLSYAVANPQVPTDDELRADPSLKALNNNNPYLRSSDPNLVASVAITRLNSPDVGDQLDAMGLSTEYEAAPAAGGSGLQVAITATGATPQQSLDTLAELGVLFEQNLYDIQKINGADDRYLFTPLVVSQPDRATEKLSSRLRTVVIVGACGLVLVFGAVSLGTWVDNRRTTRIARTSGTNDPDAVAAETTEPVLPRPRRRYRPAPIAASSTTR from the coding sequence ATGGCTGTCATCCGAACCATCTGGCGGCAGAAGTGGTTCGCCCTGCCGGCGATCATCATCGCCGTCGCGGCGTCGGTGTACGTGTACGCCGAGGGGCCGCGCGAGTACGAGGCGACCCTGTCGTACGCAGTGGCGAACCCGCAGGTGCCGACCGATGACGAGCTGCGCGCGGATCCGTCGCTGAAGGCCCTCAACAACAACAACCCGTACCTGCGCTCCAGCGACCCGAACCTGGTTGCGAGCGTCGCGATCACACGGCTGAACTCTCCCGACGTCGGCGACCAGCTCGACGCGATGGGGTTGAGCACCGAATACGAGGCGGCACCCGCCGCCGGCGGGTCGGGCCTCCAGGTGGCCATCACCGCGACGGGCGCGACGCCGCAGCAGTCCTTGGACACCCTCGCGGAGCTGGGCGTGCTGTTCGAGCAGAACCTGTACGACATCCAGAAGATCAACGGCGCCGACGACCGGTACCTGTTCACTCCGCTGGTCGTCTCTCAGCCCGACCGCGCCACCGAGAAGCTGTCGAGCCGACTGCGCACCGTCGTGATCGTCGGCGCGTGCGGTCTCGTGCTCGTGTTCGGCGCCGTCTCGCTCGGCACGTGGGTCGACAACCGGCGCACCACGCGCATCGCGCGCACGTCGGGCACGAACGATCCGGACGCCGTCGCTGCGGAGACCACCGAACCGGTCCTCCCGCGCCCGCGCCGGCGCTACCGGCCGGCGCCCATCGCCGCCTCGTCGACGACGCGCTGA
- a CDS encoding DegT/DnrJ/EryC1/StrS family aminotransferase — translation MTENVPFIDLSAQQAEIIDEVLPRWRDQFRAAAFMGGPEVSAFEEEYARYIGVGHVIGVSNGTDALELAYRAAGVGPGDEVVMPANTFIATAEAASRIGAVPVFVDVDDEHLLIDPDAVAAGVTERTRAIVPVHLFGQTAPVEALRPIAERHGIPIIEDAAQSQGAASAAGRAGALGRIAATSFYPGKNLGAAGDAGAVMTDDDELARIVRDTAAHGSAVKYVHHRVGFNARLDAVQATVLRAKLRRLDAWNAARREAAAFYGELLGRIEGVRLPAVRPGNEDVWHLYVVRVDERDRVLAELTADGIGAGIHYPTPVHLSEAYASLGYRRGQFPVAEAAADRILSLPMFPHLREEQQERVAASLARALVRQPVGV, via the coding sequence ATGACCGAGAACGTTCCGTTCATCGACCTGTCCGCGCAGCAGGCGGAGATCATCGACGAGGTGCTGCCGCGCTGGCGGGATCAGTTCCGCGCGGCCGCCTTCATGGGCGGGCCGGAGGTGTCCGCCTTCGAAGAGGAGTACGCCCGGTACATCGGCGTCGGCCACGTCATCGGGGTGTCCAACGGCACTGACGCGCTCGAGCTCGCCTACCGCGCCGCGGGCGTCGGCCCGGGCGACGAGGTGGTCATGCCGGCCAACACGTTCATCGCGACCGCCGAGGCGGCCTCGCGCATCGGCGCGGTGCCCGTCTTCGTCGACGTCGACGACGAGCACCTGCTGATCGACCCGGATGCGGTGGCCGCCGGCGTGACCGAGCGCACCCGCGCGATCGTCCCGGTGCACCTGTTCGGCCAGACGGCCCCTGTCGAGGCGCTGCGGCCGATCGCCGAGCGCCACGGCATCCCGATCATCGAGGACGCGGCGCAGTCGCAGGGCGCGGCATCCGCCGCCGGTCGTGCCGGCGCGCTCGGCCGGATCGCGGCGACGAGCTTCTATCCGGGGAAGAACCTCGGCGCGGCCGGCGACGCCGGCGCCGTCATGACCGACGACGACGAGCTCGCCCGCATCGTGCGCGACACCGCCGCCCACGGCAGCGCGGTCAAGTACGTGCACCACCGCGTCGGGTTCAACGCGCGGCTGGACGCCGTGCAGGCGACCGTCCTGCGGGCGAAGCTGCGGCGCCTGGACGCGTGGAACGCCGCGCGCCGGGAGGCCGCGGCGTTCTACGGCGAGCTCCTCGGCCGCATCGAGGGCGTGCGCCTGCCCGCCGTCCGCCCCGGCAACGAGGACGTGTGGCACCTGTACGTGGTGCGTGTCGACGAGCGCGATCGCGTGCTCGCCGAGCTCACCGCCGACGGCATCGGCGCGGGCATCCACTATCCGACGCCCGTGCACCTCAGCGAGGCGTACGCGTCGCTCGGCTACCGCCGCGGCCAGTTCCCGGTCGCCGAGGCCGCGGCCGACCGCATCCTGTCGCTGCCGATGTTCCCGCATCTGCGCGAGGAGCAGCAGGAGCGCGTGGCCGCGTCCCTCGCCCGCGCCCTCGTACGCCAGCCCGTCGGGGTCTGA
- a CDS encoding oligosaccharide flippase family protein: MSAPVRLASQATRGVAWSGINTIVLRLGGVVVGIVLARLLTPEQFGVYAVALTVQAILMTVADLGLSADIIRSDEPERIAPTVATLGLVSGGVLTLVAVAGAAPLASALGSPAAAPAIAILSLTLLLGGATVVPYGLLQRRFQQRELFLMGAVDFVVSTGVTLALVAVGWGVLGLAVGRVVAQTVSTVLLFLLARVRPRYGIDRAGLRPVLAFGLPIAAANLLSWALLNVDNIVLARVAGATALGFYVLAFNISNWPMSAMSQMVRSIALPYFSRLERPADGLPTVVSFAWAGALPAGVALAVLAAPVIHVLYGERWLPAAAVLAALGLYGGLRVLFDVFAGYLYAQGRSRPVLWVQLATLAVLVAAMVPAILLWGIVGAGWAHLVVGLAVILPGYLVVLHAAGARIRSLLRALVRPTLAAVPAAAVAVVVRLWIADAAAALLIGGSLFVVVYLAVMGPWLRRRIQALRSSGD; this comes from the coding sequence ATGAGCGCGCCCGTCCGTCTCGCCTCCCAGGCGACACGAGGTGTGGCCTGGAGCGGCATCAATACGATCGTGCTGCGCCTGGGAGGCGTCGTCGTCGGCATCGTGCTCGCGCGCCTGCTCACGCCCGAGCAGTTCGGCGTCTACGCGGTCGCCCTGACCGTGCAGGCGATCCTCATGACGGTCGCCGACCTCGGTCTGTCGGCCGACATCATCCGGTCGGACGAACCCGAGCGCATCGCGCCGACGGTCGCGACTCTCGGACTCGTCAGCGGCGGCGTGCTCACGCTGGTCGCGGTAGCGGGCGCGGCCCCGCTCGCGTCCGCGCTCGGCAGTCCCGCCGCCGCGCCGGCCATCGCGATCCTGTCGCTGACCCTGCTCCTGGGGGGTGCGACGGTCGTGCCGTATGGCCTCCTGCAGCGGCGTTTCCAGCAGCGCGAGCTGTTCCTCATGGGTGCCGTCGACTTCGTCGTTTCCACGGGCGTCACGCTCGCCCTCGTCGCGGTGGGTTGGGGGGTTCTTGGACTCGCCGTGGGTCGCGTCGTCGCGCAGACCGTATCCACGGTGCTGCTCTTCCTGCTGGCGCGCGTCCGTCCGCGCTACGGGATCGACCGGGCAGGCCTGCGCCCCGTGCTCGCCTTCGGCCTTCCGATCGCCGCCGCCAACCTGCTGTCGTGGGCGCTGCTGAACGTCGACAACATCGTGCTCGCGCGCGTCGCCGGCGCCACCGCGCTCGGCTTCTACGTGCTCGCCTTCAACATCTCGAACTGGCCGATGAGCGCCATGTCGCAGATGGTGCGCTCCATCGCGCTGCCGTACTTCTCGCGGCTCGAGCGTCCAGCCGATGGCCTGCCGACCGTCGTTTCGTTCGCCTGGGCCGGAGCGCTGCCGGCGGGCGTCGCGCTCGCCGTGCTGGCCGCGCCCGTGATCCACGTGCTCTACGGCGAGCGCTGGCTCCCCGCGGCGGCGGTGCTCGCCGCCCTCGGCCTGTACGGCGGCCTGCGCGTGCTCTTCGACGTCTTCGCCGGATATCTCTACGCGCAGGGTCGATCGCGGCCGGTGCTGTGGGTGCAGCTCGCGACGCTCGCCGTGCTCGTGGCCGCGATGGTCCCCGCCATTCTGCTGTGGGGGATCGTCGGAGCTGGATGGGCGCACCTCGTCGTCGGCCTCGCGGTCATCCTCCCCGGGTACCTCGTCGTGCTGCACGCGGCGGGCGCGCGCATCCGGAGTCTGCTGCGGGCGCTCGTGCGTCCGACCCTCGCAGCCGTGCCGGCGGCCGCCGTCGCGGTGGTCGTCCGGCTGTGGATCGCGGATGCCGCGGCGGCGCTGCTGATCGGCGGGTCGCTGTTCGTCGTGGTGTACCTGGCCGTCATGGGACCGTGGCTGCGCCGTCGCATCCAGGCCCTGCGCTCGTCGGGCGACTAA
- a CDS encoding DUF6492 family protein, with translation MTTAPDIAASLVTISYRGDLALAHDLCASVDAHLDDRVEHVLVVPRSDAALFAPLRSARRRIVLVEDVLPRDYRKIPLPQRIGVGRFQRRLREVWWTPRGPARGWIIQQIVKLSAPAYVRSDTIVFADSDIVLIRPTPAERLTGGALTRLYAVPGATSDSAMHAAWHETAQRLLGLPVTGYSGADYIGNLITWDAGTVRRMQRRIADVTGRRWDIGVLGERQLSEYILYGVYVADVAHGAEHEATPDDLVHAGWFYDLSSPTGVDAFVGGVSGGAVGVAIQSTERFTLSERRALVERISARLRPDPST, from the coding sequence ATGACGACCGCGCCCGACATCGCCGCCTCGCTCGTCACGATCAGCTACCGCGGGGATCTCGCGCTCGCCCACGACCTGTGCGCGAGCGTCGACGCCCACCTCGACGACCGCGTGGAGCACGTGCTCGTCGTGCCGCGCTCGGATGCCGCGCTGTTCGCGCCCCTGCGGTCGGCGCGGCGGCGCATCGTGCTCGTCGAGGACGTGCTCCCCCGCGACTATCGCAAAATCCCGCTGCCGCAGCGCATCGGCGTCGGCCGGTTCCAGCGGCGGCTGCGCGAGGTCTGGTGGACGCCTCGCGGACCCGCGCGGGGCTGGATCATCCAGCAGATCGTGAAGCTCTCGGCCCCCGCATACGTCCGCAGCGACACGATCGTCTTCGCCGACAGCGACATCGTGCTCATCCGGCCGACACCCGCCGAGCGCCTGACCGGCGGCGCGCTCACGCGCCTGTACGCCGTGCCGGGCGCGACCTCCGACAGCGCGATGCACGCCGCCTGGCACGAGACCGCCCAGCGCCTGCTCGGCTTGCCCGTCACGGGCTACAGCGGCGCCGACTACATTGGCAACCTCATCACGTGGGACGCCGGGACGGTGCGTCGGATGCAGCGGCGCATCGCCGATGTGACGGGCCGCCGCTGGGACATCGGCGTGCTCGGCGAGCGGCAGCTGTCGGAGTACATCCTGTACGGCGTGTACGTCGCGGACGTCGCTCACGGCGCAGAGCACGAGGCGACCCCGGACGACCTCGTCCACGCGGGCTGGTTCTACGATCTCTCCTCGCCGACGGGCGTGGATGCCTTCGTGGGTGGGGTCTCCGGCGGTGCAGTGGGCGTCGCCATCCAGTCCACCGAGCGGTTCACGCTCTCCGAACGCCGCGCACTCGTCGAGCGCATCTCCGCGCGGCTGCGGCCCGATCCATCCACCTGA
- a CDS encoding O-antigen ligase family protein, which yields MPGAGQAGATPLLLCVTAFALFFFPSNMVIKTIGAAGTVPIILSCLLLALWVCSWMWGLHNPIPLRHPGRLALGFLILGVGASYAAMHGGWSGDVDATGTAAADRWLILVAASAGLVLVTSECIRSMGDVMRLLRWLLAGAAFSCLVGVVQFAFRLDPMQWVHLLMPGFTDNGGATPFQARGNLVRVAGSTFHSIEFAVISGMLLPVSIWRALYDPRGSRVWHWAQTALLGFGVASSVSRSGMLAAVVALAVSIPFLPRVARRRVLVALPFVLLVLFMTIPGFVTTLTGALTADTSDPSIATRVNNYPRVARLIDAHPLFGLGPGNYQPANALQILDNQYLNGVVTLGLVGLSGLVIYLVLPGIAGIHAARHAISPALKCLAGAVAAGLCVAAVCSATFDSLSFPVFALLYPLLVGLGGAVWRMVRDEEDAFARGLGSPSIGIGD from the coding sequence GTGCCCGGAGCCGGGCAGGCGGGGGCGACGCCGCTGCTGCTGTGCGTCACGGCCTTCGCCCTCTTCTTCTTCCCCTCCAACATGGTCATCAAGACCATCGGGGCCGCCGGCACCGTGCCGATCATCCTCTCGTGCCTGCTCTTGGCCCTGTGGGTGTGCTCGTGGATGTGGGGCCTGCACAACCCGATCCCCCTCCGACACCCTGGTCGCCTTGCGCTCGGCTTCCTGATCCTCGGTGTCGGCGCGTCCTACGCCGCGATGCACGGCGGGTGGTCGGGAGACGTCGACGCGACGGGCACCGCGGCCGCCGACCGCTGGCTAATCCTCGTCGCCGCCAGTGCCGGACTCGTCCTGGTCACCAGCGAATGCATCCGCAGCATGGGCGACGTCATGCGGCTTCTCCGATGGCTCCTGGCCGGCGCCGCGTTCAGCTGCCTCGTTGGAGTGGTGCAGTTCGCCTTCCGCCTCGACCCGATGCAGTGGGTGCACCTCTTGATGCCCGGCTTCACCGACAACGGCGGTGCGACGCCCTTCCAGGCGCGGGGCAACCTCGTACGCGTGGCCGGAAGCACGTTCCACTCCATCGAGTTCGCAGTGATCAGCGGCATGCTGCTGCCGGTATCCATCTGGCGTGCGCTCTACGACCCGCGCGGGTCGCGGGTGTGGCACTGGGCGCAGACCGCGCTGCTGGGCTTCGGCGTCGCCTCGTCGGTGTCTCGATCGGGCATGCTCGCCGCCGTCGTGGCCCTGGCCGTCTCGATCCCGTTCCTCCCTCGCGTGGCCCGACGCCGCGTGCTCGTCGCGCTGCCGTTCGTGCTCCTCGTGCTCTTCATGACGATCCCCGGGTTCGTGACGACGCTCACCGGCGCGCTCACCGCCGACACGTCCGATCCGTCCATCGCCACGCGTGTCAACAACTACCCGCGCGTCGCGCGCCTGATCGACGCGCATCCGCTCTTCGGTCTGGGCCCGGGCAACTACCAGCCGGCCAACGCTCTCCAGATCCTGGACAACCAGTACCTCAACGGTGTCGTGACGCTGGGCCTCGTGGGGCTGAGCGGGCTCGTCATCTACCTGGTGCTTCCGGGGATCGCGGGCATCCACGCCGCCCGGCACGCCATCTCACCCGCCCTCAAGTGCCTCGCCGGCGCCGTCGCGGCGGGCCTCTGCGTCGCCGCGGTGTGCTCGGCGACCTTCGACTCTCTGTCCTTCCCCGTCTTCGCTCTGCTCTACCCGCTTCTCGTCGGCCTCGGCGGCGCGGTGTGGCGCATGGTGCGCGACGAGGAGGACGCCTTCGCCCGGGGCCTGGGGAGCCCCTCGATCGGAATTGGGGACTGA
- a CDS encoding glycosyltransferase: MSASVSARPLRVLVCPHELVRGGSQINAIDLAARLRDRGHTVEVYAPPGPLVELIEARGLAYREAPRTGPTRPRALRAMAREIARFSPDIVHTYESWPTVSAAIVGVVRPHRAVTTVLSMDVPDYLPEDAPLIVGTAELADRARARRDAVHLLEPPIDVDADAPGDTLAARRRLGVRPDAFVVSVVGRLSAEHEKARGVAAAIDALAAASDLPPTTLLVAGDGDDAEAVRAAARRARESVALEVVLLGDVPDPRDVYDAADVVFGMGGSALRGLAHAKPLIVQGRDGFWLPFGPDTADVFLSQGFFGSGDTGQRFVTALAGLRDPAVRRALGEFGRGFVTGRFGLDRAAHVLEDLYTAELTRDARRPVREAGRTLVRFARYRLALAAPGVQRGWRRLTGRAA, from the coding sequence GTGTCCGCGTCCGTCAGCGCGCGTCCGCTGCGCGTGCTCGTGTGCCCGCACGAGCTCGTGCGCGGCGGGAGTCAGATCAATGCGATCGACCTCGCGGCACGGCTGCGCGACCGTGGTCACACCGTCGAGGTCTACGCACCACCCGGGCCTCTCGTGGAGCTCATTGAGGCCCGCGGCCTCGCGTACCGCGAGGCGCCCCGCACCGGGCCGACGCGTCCGCGGGCGCTGCGGGCGATGGCGCGGGAGATCGCACGGTTCTCGCCCGACATCGTGCACACGTACGAGTCGTGGCCGACGGTGTCGGCGGCGATCGTGGGCGTCGTGCGGCCGCACCGCGCGGTCACCACGGTGCTCTCGATGGACGTGCCCGACTACCTGCCCGAGGATGCGCCGCTCATCGTTGGGACCGCCGAGCTGGCGGATCGCGCCCGCGCCCGCCGCGACGCCGTCCATCTGCTCGAGCCGCCCATCGACGTCGACGCGGACGCGCCCGGCGACACGTTGGCCGCCCGGCGTCGGCTCGGGGTGCGCCCCGACGCGTTCGTCGTCTCGGTGGTCGGCCGGCTCTCCGCCGAGCACGAGAAGGCGCGTGGCGTGGCGGCGGCGATCGACGCGCTCGCCGCTGCATCCGACCTGCCTCCGACCACGTTGCTCGTCGCCGGAGACGGCGACGACGCCGAGGCCGTGCGGGCGGCCGCGCGTCGCGCACGCGAGAGTGTCGCGCTGGAGGTCGTCCTCCTCGGAGACGTACCCGACCCGCGCGACGTGTACGACGCGGCGGACGTCGTGTTCGGCATGGGCGGCTCGGCGCTGCGCGGCCTTGCACACGCGAAGCCGCTGATCGTCCAGGGCCGCGACGGGTTCTGGCTGCCTTTCGGGCCGGATACCGCCGATGTCTTCCTGTCGCAGGGGTTCTTCGGGTCGGGCGACACCGGCCAGCGGTTCGTGACCGCGCTCGCCGGCTTGCGCGATCCCGCGGTGCGCCGCGCGCTGGGGGAGTTCGGGCGGGGGTTCGTCACCGGCCGGTTCGGCCTCGACCGCGCTGCGCACGTGCTCGAGGACCTCTACACCGCCGAACTGACGCGGGATGCGCGACGACCCGTGCGAGAGGCGGGTCGCACGCTCGTCCGTTTCGCGCGGTACCGGCTCGCCCTGGCCGCACCCGGCGTCCAACGCGGGTGGAGGCGGCTCACGGGGAGAGCGGCATGA
- a CDS encoding glycosyltransferase family 2 protein produces MTARHAATQRARYAPHTLATRPRVSVVIPCFRYERYVAEAVGSALAQDHVEVEVIVVDDASPDRSAAVVREIAATDARVRLIENAVNRGAVETFNTGLAEVTGAYVVRLDADDALTPGSLARAVALAEAHPSVGLVYGHPLHFDADRSRPPARTRPTRWTVWPGREWLRARCATGLNVITSPEVVMRREVVDAVGGQRPLAHTHDMEMWLRIAAVSDVGYVEGADQAWHREHAGSLSQTVDADLGDIVDRWDAFRTLFAWSRDVLPETDALERVAARAFAAEAIDRIVHMYDRGRFQPEVAERLRAFADSVSDTPATTAALERAAGRGPHARPLPWQVARAAYRRVASDVRYRRWHRYGVFHRDGQVG; encoded by the coding sequence GTGACGGCAAGGCACGCGGCCACGCAGCGCGCCCGCTACGCCCCGCACACGCTGGCCACGCGGCCGCGTGTCAGCGTCGTCATCCCGTGCTTCCGGTACGAGCGATACGTCGCGGAGGCGGTCGGCAGTGCCCTCGCTCAGGATCATGTGGAGGTCGAGGTCATCGTCGTCGACGACGCCTCGCCGGATCGCAGCGCCGCTGTCGTCCGCGAGATCGCCGCGACCGACGCCCGTGTGCGCCTCATCGAGAACGCCGTCAACCGCGGCGCCGTCGAGACCTTCAACACGGGGCTGGCGGAGGTGACGGGCGCGTACGTCGTGCGCCTCGACGCCGACGACGCGCTGACCCCCGGGTCGCTGGCGCGGGCGGTCGCCCTCGCCGAAGCCCACCCGAGTGTGGGGCTGGTGTACGGGCACCCGCTGCACTTCGACGCGGACCGGTCGAGACCGCCCGCGCGCACCCGACCGACCCGGTGGACGGTCTGGCCCGGTCGCGAATGGCTGCGCGCCCGATGCGCCACCGGACTCAACGTCATCACCTCTCCCGAAGTCGTGATGCGTCGGGAGGTCGTCGACGCGGTCGGCGGACAGCGACCGCTCGCACACACCCACGACATGGAGATGTGGCTGCGGATCGCCGCCGTCTCCGATGTCGGCTACGTCGAAGGTGCCGACCAGGCGTGGCACCGGGAGCACGCCGGCAGTCTGTCGCAGACCGTGGACGCCGACCTCGGTGACATCGTCGATCGATGGGACGCGTTCCGCACCCTGTTCGCCTGGTCGCGCGACGTGCTTCCCGAGACCGACGCACTCGAGCGCGTGGCCGCGCGCGCTTTCGCGGCCGAGGCGATCGACCGCATCGTGCACATGTACGACCGCGGTCGCTTCCAGCCGGAGGTCGCCGAGCGCCTGCGCGCATTCGCCGACAGCGTCTCGGACACGCCCGCGACCACCGCCGCACTCGAGCGGGCGGCAGGACGCGGGCCGCACGCGCGACCCCTGCCGTGGCAGGTCGCCCGCGCGGCGTACCGGCGGGTCGCCAGCGACGTCCGCTATCGGCGGTGGCACCGCTACGGCGTGTTCCACCGCGACGGACAGGTCGGTTAG
- a CDS encoding NeuD/PglB/VioB family sugar acetyltransferase — protein sequence MTDGVLLVGASGLAREVIAAGMTGIVGILDDAVELRDESMGGVPVLGPVASAASHTEQLLLCIGPSAVRRRVAQRLGRAGVTADRYATFVARSARLGRTVEVGPGSIVLDGVVATADAVLGRHVVVMPNCTITHDDVIEDFATLTSGVSLAGGVSVGEAVYIGMNAAVRQGLRLGAGATVGMGAVVLGDVPPGETWAGNPARRLGESL from the coding sequence CGCCCGCGAGGTGATCGCGGCGGGGATGACCGGCATCGTCGGCATCCTCGACGACGCCGTCGAGCTCCGCGACGAGAGCATGGGCGGCGTGCCCGTGCTCGGGCCGGTCGCGTCCGCGGCCTCGCACACCGAGCAGCTGCTGCTGTGCATCGGCCCGAGCGCCGTCCGGCGGCGGGTCGCGCAGCGCCTCGGTCGCGCCGGCGTCACCGCGGATCGGTACGCGACGTTCGTCGCGCGCTCGGCGCGTCTCGGCCGCACCGTGGAGGTGGGCCCGGGGAGCATCGTGCTCGACGGGGTGGTCGCCACCGCGGACGCGGTGCTCGGGCGTCACGTCGTCGTGATGCCGAACTGCACGATCACGCACGACGACGTGATCGAGGACTTCGCCACGCTCACCTCCGGGGTGTCGCTGGCGGGCGGTGTCTCGGTGGGGGAAGCCGTGTACATCGGAATGAACGCGGCGGTGCGGCAGGGGCTTCGGCTCGGCGCCGGCGCGACCGTGGGAATGGGGGCCGTCGTGCTGGGCGACGTCCCGCCGGGGGAGACCTGGGCCGGGAATCCGGCCCGACGACTGGGGGAGTCGCTATGA